One window of the Amycolatopsis mediterranei genome contains the following:
- a CDS encoding helix-turn-helix domain-containing protein: protein MQTDDEALRRSAPVALELPPADSSTDEAGRLLHTPAAAAERLTVGESWLRRKAGQRLIPCTFVGKHLRFTEDDLRAIIAAGHRGPSNRDQTGRPGRRRRTSH, encoded by the coding sequence ATGCAGACCGACGATGAAGCCCTGCGGCGATCCGCCCCGGTGGCGCTCGAACTACCGCCCGCCGACTCCTCCACCGATGAAGCAGGCCGGCTGCTCCACACGCCGGCAGCCGCGGCTGAGCGGCTGACCGTCGGCGAGTCCTGGCTCCGCCGCAAAGCCGGCCAGCGTCTCATCCCGTGCACCTTCGTCGGCAAGCACCTGCGCTTCACCGAAGACGACCTCCGCGCGATCATCGCCGCAGGCCACCGCGGACCGAGCAACCGTGACCAGACCGGTCGCCCCGGACGCCGACGCCGCACCAGTCACTGA
- a CDS encoding response regulator transcription factor: MIVDDHPVVHDGVAAQLQRYPDMVVVGHAGTGAEAVTVCAAEHPDVVLLDLRLPDCLAADVVPALHRVSPDSRILLFTAFPEHVAVAPTLAAGACGILVKHAGAIAIRDAIRSVVRTGAFRTGTPASSTAPVTAREYDVLRLVAAGHTNPEIGTELNLSINTVKTYLWTVMQKLAARNRAQLIANARGQGLL, encoded by the coding sequence GTGATCGTGGACGACCACCCGGTCGTCCACGACGGCGTCGCGGCCCAGCTGCAGCGGTACCCGGACATGGTCGTCGTCGGCCACGCGGGCACCGGCGCGGAGGCGGTGACCGTCTGCGCCGCGGAACACCCCGACGTCGTGCTGCTCGACCTGCGGCTGCCCGACTGCCTCGCCGCCGACGTCGTGCCCGCACTGCACCGGGTCAGCCCGGACAGCCGCATCCTCTTGTTCACCGCGTTCCCGGAACACGTCGCCGTGGCACCGACCCTGGCCGCCGGCGCCTGCGGCATCCTGGTCAAACATGCCGGCGCCATTGCCATCCGTGATGCGATCCGCAGCGTCGTCCGCACCGGCGCCTTCCGAACCGGCACGCCCGCCTCGTCGACCGCACCGGTCACCGCCCGCGAGTACGACGTCCTGCGGCTCGTCGCGGCCGGGCACACCAACCCCGAGATCGGCACCGAGCTGAACCTGTCGATCAACACCGTCAAGACTTACCTGTGGACCGTGATGCAGAAACTCGCCGCCCGCAACCGAGCCCAGCTCATCGCCAACGCGCGCGGGCAGGGCCTGCTCTGA
- a CDS encoding GAF domain-containing sensor histidine kinase, protein MRVHSLLELEEQYANLLAALDRGEALRRALALLADGSEVAWTARPDADGVLTLDQVTGDRTGVLRALRVPPSTGLTGKVFRAGRAEWVDDYFGSQEITHDFDRHIATENVRRVLAVPLLRDGETLGVLAIGPREDGTFGDREIEHASAIAAQAALAISLAERARLSREIAVHEERRRMAADLHDSVGALLFAIGSGMADLAESTQADPELRARLEGLRRQAVDATTALRESLRTLRSSPAALALGVALRADCEAFADRTGLPAELVILDEDPPELAPSRSDTLLTAVREALLNVEKHAHASAVTVSVQHSNPWLTVAVHDDGVGLGPDYTPGLGLTSSAEALGRLGGSVRVVSDPDGGTIWRARLPC, encoded by the coding sequence ATGCGGGTGCACTCGCTCCTCGAGCTGGAGGAGCAGTACGCGAACTTGCTCGCGGCGCTCGACCGTGGCGAGGCGTTGCGTCGCGCCCTGGCATTGCTCGCCGACGGTTCGGAAGTCGCGTGGACGGCCCGTCCGGACGCGGACGGCGTGCTGACGCTCGACCAGGTCACCGGCGACCGGACCGGCGTGCTCCGCGCCCTCCGGGTGCCGCCCAGCACGGGGCTGACCGGCAAGGTGTTCCGGGCCGGGCGCGCGGAGTGGGTCGACGACTACTTCGGCAGCCAGGAAATCACCCACGACTTCGATCGCCACATCGCCACCGAAAACGTGCGGCGCGTGCTGGCTGTCCCGCTGCTGCGCGACGGGGAGACGCTCGGGGTTCTCGCGATCGGCCCGCGGGAGGACGGAACGTTCGGCGACCGCGAGATCGAACACGCCTCGGCGATCGCGGCCCAGGCCGCGCTGGCGATCTCGCTCGCCGAACGCGCGCGGCTGAGCCGGGAGATCGCGGTTCACGAGGAGCGCCGGCGGATGGCGGCCGATCTGCACGACAGCGTCGGTGCGTTGCTGTTCGCCATCGGCTCGGGCATGGCCGATCTCGCCGAGTCCACCCAGGCCGATCCGGAACTGCGTGCTCGTCTCGAGGGGCTCCGGCGGCAGGCCGTGGACGCGACCACGGCGCTGCGCGAGTCGCTGCGCACGCTGCGCTCCTCGCCGGCCGCGCTCGCGCTCGGGGTCGCCTTGCGCGCCGACTGCGAGGCCTTCGCCGACCGCACCGGCCTTCCCGCCGAGCTCGTCATCCTCGACGAAGACCCGCCCGAACTCGCACCGTCCCGATCGGACACACTCCTCACCGCGGTCCGCGAAGCCCTGCTGAACGTTGAAAAACACGCCCACGCCAGCGCCGTCACCGTGTCGGTGCAGCACAGCAATCCCTGGCTCACCGTTGCCGTGCACGACGACGGCGTGGGACTCGGCCCGGACTACACGCCGGGTCTCGGTCTCACCAGCAGCGCCGAAGCGCTTGGCCGGCTGGGCGGTTCGGTCCGTGTCGTGTCCGATCCGGACGGTGGCACGATCTGGCGGGCCCGGTTGCCGTGCTGA
- a CDS encoding tyrosine-type recombinase/integrase translates to MPWTEPAGDDTWRVRYRRTDGTKGAISGFPTATAADDHISTMLHEQRTGTWIDPEDGRTTIAQFAPAWLDSLDIDQRTEENYRSFLKIHILPRWGTTTFSELTNLGIRTWEKKLRASGLAKTTVDSIIKCFSLLLSDAVPEKLIAANPLVARRRRAQRTPCKIWGEPAEVLHVADQVALKYGPCGAVLIVTGGWTGARWGELTGLDRDNVHLYDDDTGSIYLDPDIGALHEPCSGPLYLSHLKTDESERTISLPPFLVRLLRWHMTTHNHRQVFVTPNLEWHRRSNFSRRAFRPAADGNHHIPNPAIRLQPAKPGLTFHGLRHSHKTWMIDDGWSAAAVSTCRDKLLPAELPGLLQALFEDRFPLAPLALAA, encoded by the coding sequence GTGCCCTGGACCGAACCCGCCGGCGACGACACCTGGCGAGTCCGCTACCGCCGCACCGACGGCACCAAAGGCGCCATCTCCGGCTTCCCCACCGCCACCGCCGCCGACGACCACATCAGCACCATGCTCCACGAACAACGTACCGGGACCTGGATCGACCCCGAAGACGGCCGCACCACCATCGCCCAATTCGCCCCCGCCTGGCTCGACTCCCTCGACATCGACCAACGCACCGAAGAGAACTACCGCAGCTTCCTCAAAATCCACATCCTCCCCCGCTGGGGCACCACCACCTTCTCCGAACTCACCAACCTCGGCATCCGCACCTGGGAGAAGAAGCTGCGTGCCTCTGGGCTGGCCAAGACCACGGTCGACAGCATCATCAAATGCTTCTCACTCCTGCTCTCCGACGCCGTACCGGAGAAGCTGATCGCCGCAAACCCCCTCGTCGCCCGCCGCCGCCGCGCCCAGCGCACCCCGTGCAAGATCTGGGGCGAACCCGCCGAAGTCCTCCACGTCGCCGACCAAGTCGCCCTCAAGTACGGACCCTGCGGTGCAGTCCTCATCGTCACTGGCGGCTGGACCGGAGCCCGCTGGGGCGAACTCACCGGCCTCGACCGCGACAACGTCCACCTCTACGACGACGACACCGGCTCCATCTACCTCGACCCCGACATCGGCGCGCTCCACGAGCCTTGCAGCGGCCCGCTCTACCTCAGCCACCTCAAAACCGACGAGTCCGAACGAACCATCAGCCTGCCCCCGTTCCTCGTCCGCCTCCTGCGCTGGCACATGACCACCCACAACCACCGCCAGGTCTTCGTCACCCCCAACCTCGAATGGCACCGACGCAGCAACTTCTCCCGCCGAGCCTTCCGCCCCGCCGCCGACGGCAACCACCACATCCCCAACCCCGCCATCCGCCTCCAACCCGCCAAGCCCGGCCTCACCTTCCACGGCCTACGACACAGCCACAAAACCTGGATGATCGACGACGGCTGGTCAGCCGCCGCAGTCTCGACCTGCCGCGACAAGCTCCTGCCCGCTGAGCTGCCCGGCCTTCTGCAGGCGCTTTTCGAGGACCGTTTCCCGCTCGCTCCCCTGGCACTCGCCGCTTGA